One segment of Sphingomonas morindae DNA contains the following:
- a CDS encoding TonB-dependent receptor — MRRPAGALARTALMVGVSGLAVIGAGARAQAPASDAAIQAAPPTTTNVAPVDGGAATDSTSAQASSAPKAPETNPVAGTHNDNEVNGAGNVTNGTGSQEIIVTGLRGSLQRNMDIKRASPGIVDAISAEDIGKFPDSNVAAALQRVPGVSVSRGTSSLGGLPGTTGDAVAITVRGFGPAFNETLYDGRPISSGTSSRGFDFSTVGADFVGELDILKTPDAGLAAGAIGATINIKFPKPFDHPGFRLAASASGSINDGAGKAAPAGGLLLSDTFADDTIGVLADVIYTQHKTQTNHINNQGWNGAFFAPCQQTATCTDAQLTDANKTIPGFYSQDYGIYREDTKDTRIDGRIALQWKPSEAVLLTIDDNFSRQKIRADQSGYSVWFNQSNLRDITFDKNGTVTSFTQPASPTDFQGQINQQVLQNNQLGGNLKWDVSDRVSLNFDGSHARSWLNPGGQFSSLDVDVGYGGPNATSVGLTNIGTNSIPAPTGYGPAGDSANFLGNGIIGSHVVPITSQRNKDTVDQAKFEAAYNGDDLKIRIGAQYVRDQFQLSNYDTFTNNFWQAYSGYGPASGSATGLALPQNLFTNSFSTANFIPGFSGAGALPPRVLVFDPYAVLNYIKGLGNPQTQNIPGYNYGSVNGFTGTYDSVLNPASFQKITERVWSGYLTLHQETKIGDMPFHINAGLREEVTKVTSEGLGQLPTGLTVQTGDLTAFLVSFTGTTPVSTTHTYSYLLPNLDLGLNVTDKLKLRFDASRTLTRPALNVLTPVLNVPNTQRVGALVATGGNPRLNPYLADNFDVGAEWYYRRNSYASVDFFVKRVTNFVVGGSTRQAINGVVDPTTGAAASFTVTQQVNGPSAVIKGVELAVQHVFADTGFGFTANATFVGTNKKYDPSDISISGFAVTGLANSANFVGFYDKHGFQARVAVNWRDEYLDRFGQTQNNSAFGTEPTFVNASTQVDFSTSYDINKQISVFFEALNLNDETLSTHGRYSNQLLDAFRYGRRFTVGAHFRL; from the coding sequence ATGCGTCGTCCGGCCGGGGCGCTCGCGCGCACGGCCCTCATGGTCGGCGTGTCCGGCCTCGCGGTGATCGGCGCCGGCGCGCGCGCCCAGGCGCCGGCCAGCGATGCCGCCATCCAGGCCGCGCCGCCCACCACCACCAATGTCGCGCCCGTCGATGGCGGCGCCGCCACCGACAGCACCTCGGCCCAGGCCTCGTCCGCGCCCAAGGCGCCGGAGACCAATCCGGTCGCGGGCACGCACAACGACAATGAGGTGAATGGCGCCGGCAATGTCACCAACGGCACCGGCAGCCAGGAGATCATCGTCACCGGTCTGCGCGGATCGCTCCAGCGCAACATGGACATCAAGCGCGCCTCGCCGGGCATCGTCGATGCCATTTCGGCCGAGGATATCGGCAAATTCCCCGATTCGAACGTCGCCGCCGCGCTCCAGCGCGTGCCCGGCGTCTCGGTCAGCCGCGGCACCAGCAGCCTGGGCGGCCTGCCCGGCACGACCGGCGACGCGGTGGCCATCACCGTGCGCGGCTTCGGCCCCGCCTTCAACGAAACCCTTTATGACGGCCGCCCGATCTCGAGCGGCACCAGCAGCCGCGGCTTCGACTTCAGCACCGTCGGCGCCGATTTCGTCGGCGAACTCGACATCCTGAAGACGCCCGATGCCGGCCTCGCCGCCGGCGCCATCGGCGCCACCATCAACATCAAGTTCCCCAAGCCGTTCGATCATCCGGGCTTCCGCCTGGCGGCCTCGGCCTCGGGCTCGATCAACGATGGGGCGGGCAAGGCGGCGCCGGCTGGCGGCCTGCTGCTGAGCGACACCTTCGCCGACGACACCATCGGCGTGCTGGCGGACGTCATCTACACCCAGCACAAGACCCAGACGAACCACATCAACAACCAGGGCTGGAACGGCGCCTTCTTCGCGCCCTGCCAGCAGACCGCGACCTGCACCGACGCCCAGCTCACCGACGCGAACAAGACCATCCCGGGCTTCTACTCCCAGGATTACGGCATCTATCGCGAGGACACCAAGGACACCCGCATCGACGGGCGCATCGCGCTGCAGTGGAAGCCGTCCGAAGCGGTGCTGCTGACGATCGACGACAATTTCTCGCGCCAGAAGATCCGCGCCGACCAGTCGGGCTACAGCGTCTGGTTCAACCAGAGCAATCTGCGCGACATCACCTTCGACAAGAACGGCACCGTCACCAGCTTCACCCAGCCGGCCTCGCCGACCGACTTCCAGGGCCAGATCAACCAGCAGGTTCTCCAGAACAACCAGCTGGGCGGCAATCTGAAGTGGGACGTCAGCGATCGCGTCAGCCTGAACTTCGATGGCAGCCATGCGCGCTCCTGGCTCAATCCGGGGGGCCAGTTCAGCAGCCTCGACGTCGATGTCGGCTATGGCGGCCCGAACGCGACCTCGGTCGGCCTCACCAACATCGGCACCAACTCCATTCCGGCGCCGACCGGCTATGGCCCGGCGGGCGACTCCGCCAACTTCCTCGGCAACGGCATCATCGGCTCGCACGTCGTGCCGATCACCAGCCAGCGCAACAAGGATACGGTGGATCAGGCCAAGTTCGAGGCGGCCTATAATGGCGATGATCTGAAGATCCGGATCGGCGCGCAATATGTGCGCGATCAGTTCCAGCTCTCCAACTACGACACCTTCACCAACAATTTCTGGCAGGCTTATTCGGGCTATGGTCCGGCCAGCGGCTCGGCCACCGGCCTGGCGCTGCCGCAGAACCTCTTCACCAACAGCTTCAGCACCGCCAACTTCATCCCGGGCTTCTCGGGTGCGGGCGCGCTGCCGCCGCGGGTCCTGGTGTTCGATCCCTATGCCGTGCTGAACTACATCAAGGGCCTGGGCAATCCGCAGACGCAGAATATCCCCGGCTATAATTACGGCTCGGTCAACGGCTTCACCGGCACCTACGACTCGGTGCTGAACCCGGCGAGCTTCCAGAAGATCACCGAGCGCGTCTGGTCGGGCTATCTGACCCTGCACCAGGAGACCAAGATCGGCGACATGCCGTTCCACATCAATGCGGGTCTGCGCGAGGAAGTGACCAAGGTCACGTCCGAGGGCCTCGGCCAGCTGCCGACCGGCCTGACCGTCCAGACGGGCGATCTCACCGCCTTCCTGGTGAGCTTCACCGGCACCACGCCGGTGTCCACCACCCACACCTACAGCTATCTGCTGCCCAACCTCGATCTCGGCCTGAACGTGACCGACAAGTTGAAGCTGCGCTTCGACGCCTCGCGCACGCTCACCCGGCCGGCGCTCAACGTGCTGACGCCCGTGCTCAACGTGCCCAACACGCAGCGGGTCGGCGCGCTGGTCGCCACCGGCGGCAATCCGCGGCTCAATCCCTATCTCGCCGACAATTTCGACGTCGGCGCGGAATGGTATTACCGCCGCAACTCCTATGCCTCGGTGGACTTCTTCGTGAAGCGCGTGACCAATTTCGTGGTCGGCGGCTCCACCCGCCAGGCGATCAACGGCGTGGTCGATCCCACCACCGGCGCGGCGGCGTCCTTCACCGTCACCCAGCAGGTCAATGGCCCGTCGGCGGTGATCAAGGGCGTCGAGCTCGCGGTGCAGCATGTCTTCGCCGATACCGGCTTCGGCTTCACCGCCAACGCCACCTTCGTCGGCACCAACAAGAAGTATGATCCGTCGGACATCTCGATCAGCGGCTTCGCCGTCACGGGTCTGGCCAATTCGGCGAACTTCGTCGGCTTCTACGACAAGCATGGCTTCCAGGCGCGCGTCGCGGTCAACTGGCGCGACGAGTATCTGGACCGGTTCGGTCAGACGCAGAACAACTCGGCCTTCGGGACCGAGCCGACCTTCGTCAATGCCAGCACCCAGGTCGACTTCTCGACCAGCTATGACATCAACAAGCAGATCAGCGTCTTCTTCGAGGCTCTCAACCTCAACGATGAAACGCTGAGCACCCATGGCCGGTACAGCAACCAGCTGCTGGATGCCTTCCGCTATGGCCGCCGCTTCACGGTGGGCGCGCACTTCCGGCTCTGA
- a CDS encoding SapC family protein — MARVELLDPKVHGELRYDARRAARENRDRFVQIAPIEFPLVAVRYPIFLSKDAETGGFYFGAMLGIDPDENLYAGDDAIAAPYRPLQLQRLPFFLAAEGLAADLENPYLSETGPGETLFDFTGEYSDYLQTVRTALVALHNGMDSGRALARTLLEHDLVESVEIELSFDDGSTRTLEGLYSVSRDSLSALPDTVVTSLFRSGDLERIHLLLASLKCVPMVAARKNARLG; from the coding sequence ATGGCGCGGGTAGAGTTGCTGGATCCAAAAGTCCATGGCGAGCTGCGTTACGACGCGCGCCGCGCCGCGCGCGAAAACCGCGATCGTTTCGTCCAGATCGCGCCAATCGAGTTTCCGCTCGTCGCGGTCCGGTATCCGATATTCCTTAGCAAGGATGCCGAGACGGGCGGCTTCTATTTCGGTGCGATGCTCGGCATCGATCCCGATGAAAATCTGTACGCCGGCGATGATGCGATCGCCGCGCCCTACCGCCCGCTGCAACTCCAGCGCCTGCCCTTTTTCCTCGCCGCCGAAGGGCTGGCCGCCGATCTGGAAAATCCGTATCTTTCAGAAACGGGACCGGGCGAAACCCTGTTTGATTTCACCGGCGAATATAGCGACTATCTGCAAACGGTACGAACCGCTCTGGTTGCGTTGCATAACGGAATGGATAGTGGCCGCGCGCTCGCCAGGACGCTGCTTGAGCATGATCTGGTCGAATCGGTCGAGATCGAGCTGAGCTTCGATGATGGCAGCACGCGCACGCTGGAGGGCCTGTACAGCGTGTCGCGCGACAGCCTCTCGGCGCTCCCCGATACTGTCGTCACCAGCCTGTTCCGTTCGGGCGATCTCGAGCGCATCCATCTGCTGCTCGCGTCGCTCAAGTGCGTGCCGATGGTGGCCGCGCGGAAAAATGCGCGGTTGGGCTGA
- a CDS encoding cupin-like domain-containing protein, with translation MAALIEARDGAGLDAAGFDAIAAACRPVVLRGLVRHWPLVAAAETPHGLAAYVDRYDSGGMVEAFVGDPAIAGRYFYGDTLDGFNFERQRMTLREAVAALAAPRTPGVPSLYIGSLPIDAYLPGLAEQVRVPPRPGLTGGRLWIGHESLVSTHHDMLDNLACVVAGRRRFTLYPPELIGDLYVGPLDRTMAGQPVSLAASAPPGDPRYPRFAAVADQALVAELEPGDALYMPKLWWHQVEGLAPFNALLNFWWDGFAAGGDPPFASVLLAMISIAERPPGERAAWRALFDHYVFRPDRHPLEHLPAADHGVLGPLRQTYGRLRAQVMRMLRG, from the coding sequence ATGGCGGCGCTGATCGAGGCGCGCGACGGCGCCGGGCTCGACGCCGCCGGCTTCGATGCGATCGCCGCCGCCTGCCGGCCGGTGGTGCTGCGCGGCCTGGTGCGGCACTGGCCGCTGGTGGCCGCGGCCGAAACACCGCACGGGCTCGCCGCCTATGTCGACCGCTATGACAGCGGCGGCATGGTCGAGGCCTTTGTCGGCGATCCCGCCATCGCGGGCCGCTATTTTTATGGCGACACGCTCGACGGCTTCAATTTCGAGCGCCAGCGGATGACGCTGCGCGAGGCGGTGGCGGCACTGGCGGCGCCACGCACGCCCGGCGTGCCCAGCCTCTATATCGGCTCGCTGCCGATCGACGCCTATCTGCCCGGGCTGGCCGAGCAGGTGCGCGTCCCGCCCCGCCCCGGGCTCACCGGCGGGCGGCTGTGGATCGGGCATGAATCGCTCGTCTCCACCCATCACGACATGCTGGACAATCTCGCCTGCGTGGTGGCGGGGCGGCGGCGCTTCACTCTGTACCCGCCCGAGCTGATCGGCGATCTCTATGTCGGCCCGCTCGATCGCACCATGGCGGGCCAACCGGTCAGCCTCGCCGCCTCGGCGCCGCCGGGCGATCCGCGCTATCCGCGCTTCGCCGCCGTGGCGGATCAGGCGCTGGTCGCCGAACTCGAGCCGGGCGACGCGCTCTATATGCCCAAGCTCTGGTGGCATCAGGTCGAAGGGCTCGCCCCGTTCAACGCGCTGCTCAATTTCTGGTGGGACGGGTTCGCAGCGGGCGGCGATCCGCCCTTCGCCTCGGTCCTGCTGGCGATGATCAGCATCGCCGAGCGCCCGCCGGGGGAACGCGCGGCGTGGCGCGCGCTGTTCGATCATTATGTCTTCCGGCCGGACCGCCATCCGCTCGAGCATCTGCCGGCCGCCGATCATGGCGTGCTCGGCCCGCTGCGGCAGACCTATGGCCGGCTGCGCGCGCAGGTGATGCGGATGCTGCGGGGCTGA
- a CDS encoding glycoside hydrolase family 9 protein yields the protein MRRTLVAVLLAGCMISAQAQAAALRLGPAQTLEAPGLSVIVDQNQFSPIFFDEKNAGIQMVLHGDRIATDGALRLSPTPEQWSPVPLFVSRTLGAAPDQIVVRSAFKEEKLGYKVTVTAEGEGFRIAVDLDAPLPPALAGKAGFNLDFLPTAYFGKTYLLDDAPGLFPRHPTGPMAKDGSGDPLPLAAGGHSITLAPEDPATRVTITSDAAPLALYDARARAQNGWFVVRSLIEAGAKDNAVVWHVRPHRIPGWVRPPVVSYNQAGYTPDRAKVALIESDPNDKAPAEAELVRLAADGSRQPVLRARVQPRGRWMRYDYAAFDFSSVRAPGIYAIRYGATTTAPFRIAADAYAHIWQTSLDSFLAEQMDHVGVREQYRVWQSPSHLDDARQAPPNHIHFDGYKMGPSLDSPFKAGEHIPGLAVGGWQDAGDYDIQTPDNAWVVRDLVWAREMFGLDWDETSVDEAARAVEIRKPDGVPDAIQQIRHGTLQLLAQYKVFGHAIVGIIDPVQRQYAHLGDAGSQTDGRLYDPSLPANAVSGDRSGKPDDRWAFTTDLPANDLYVAGALAGASRALRASDPAMAEEALAAARTLWAKQQDRLVDSAAARDNAFAPRAPDVADVMATVELILATKGEPLYTRRLTALMPVVAKHFDWVGAAAVRALPFMGAEYRAALAPLARAVKEKVDRDLAANPFGVPISLGSWAGSNQVATFATAMYMLHTAFPDIVGPDYTLNALDYILGRHPANALSLVSTVGTQSKLIGYGHNRADYSFIPGGMVPGVIVIKPDFPELKTDWPFLWFENEYTVSTTSAYILAANAAISLTQTPAAAPGAGAAR from the coding sequence ATGCGCAGGACGTTGGTTGCGGTATTGCTGGCGGGGTGCATGATCTCGGCGCAGGCGCAGGCCGCCGCGCTCCGGCTCGGCCCGGCGCAGACGCTCGAGGCGCCGGGCCTCAGCGTGATCGTCGATCAGAACCAGTTCAGCCCGATCTTCTTCGACGAGAAGAATGCCGGCATCCAGATGGTGCTGCACGGCGATCGCATCGCCACCGACGGCGCTTTGCGGCTGAGCCCCACCCCCGAACAATGGAGCCCGGTGCCGCTCTTCGTCAGCCGCACGCTCGGCGCGGCGCCCGACCAGATCGTGGTGCGCTCGGCCTTCAAGGAGGAGAAGCTCGGCTACAAGGTGACGGTGACGGCCGAGGGCGAGGGGTTCCGCATCGCGGTCGATCTCGATGCGCCGCTGCCGCCGGCGCTTGCGGGCAAGGCCGGCTTCAACCTCGATTTCCTGCCGACCGCCTATTTCGGCAAGACCTATCTGCTAGACGACGCGCCCGGCCTGTTCCCGCGCCACCCGACCGGCCCGATGGCCAAGGACGGATCGGGCGATCCGCTGCCGCTGGCGGCGGGCGGCCACAGCATCACGCTCGCCCCCGAGGATCCGGCGACGCGCGTCACCATCACCTCGGACGCCGCGCCGCTGGCGCTCTACGATGCGCGGGCGCGCGCGCAGAATGGCTGGTTCGTGGTCCGCTCGCTGATCGAGGCCGGCGCCAAGGACAATGCCGTGGTGTGGCACGTGCGCCCGCATCGCATCCCCGGCTGGGTGCGGCCCCCGGTCGTCTCCTACAATCAGGCGGGCTATACACCCGATCGCGCCAAGGTGGCGCTGATCGAGAGCGATCCGAACGACAAGGCGCCCGCCGAGGCGGAGCTGGTGCGGCTTGCGGCGGATGGCAGCCGTCAGCCGGTGCTGCGCGCCCGCGTGCAGCCGCGCGGCCGGTGGATGCGCTACGATTATGCCGCCTTCGATTTCTCGAGCGTGCGCGCGCCCGGCATCTATGCGATCCGCTATGGCGCCACCACCACGGCGCCGTTCCGCATCGCCGCCGATGCCTATGCCCATATCTGGCAGACATCGCTCGACAGCTTCCTCGCCGAGCAGATGGATCATGTCGGCGTGCGCGAGCAGTACCGCGTCTGGCAATCGCCCTCGCATCTCGACGATGCGCGCCAGGCGCCGCCCAACCACATCCATTTCGACGGCTATAAGATGGGGCCTTCGCTGGATTCGCCGTTCAAGGCGGGCGAGCATATTCCCGGCCTCGCGGTGGGCGGCTGGCAGGATGCCGGCGATTACGACATCCAGACCCCGGACAATGCCTGGGTGGTGCGCGATCTCGTCTGGGCGCGCGAGATGTTCGGGCTCGATTGGGACGAGACCAGCGTGGACGAGGCGGCGCGGGCGGTGGAGATCCGCAAGCCCGACGGCGTGCCCGACGCGATCCAGCAGATCCGCCACGGCACGCTCCAGCTGCTCGCCCAGTACAAGGTGTTCGGCCACGCCATTGTCGGCATCATCGATCCGGTGCAGCGGCAATATGCGCATCTGGGCGACGCCGGCTCGCAAACCGATGGCCGGCTCTACGATCCGTCGCTGCCGGCCAATGCGGTAAGCGGCGATCGCTCGGGCAAGCCCGACGATCGCTGGGCCTTCACCACCGATCTTCCGGCCAATGATCTCTATGTCGCGGGCGCGCTGGCGGGCGCGAGCCGCGCGCTGCGCGCCAGCGATCCCGCCATGGCCGAGGAGGCGCTCGCCGCCGCGCGCACGCTCTGGGCCAAGCAGCAGGATCGGCTGGTGGACAGCGCGGCCGCGCGCGACAATGCCTTCGCGCCGCGCGCGCCCGATGTCGCCGATGTGATGGCAACGGTGGAGCTGATCCTCGCCACCAAGGGCGAGCCGCTCTACACGCGCCGGCTGACCGCGCTGATGCCCGTGGTGGCCAAGCATTTCGACTGGGTGGGCGCGGCGGCGGTGCGCGCCTTGCCCTTCATGGGCGCCGAGTATCGCGCGGCGCTGGCGCCGCTGGCGCGCGCGGTGAAGGAGAAGGTGGATCGCGATCTCGCCGCCAATCCCTTTGGCGTGCCGATCAGCCTGGGCAGCTGGGCAGGCTCCAACCAGGTCGCCACCTTCGCGACCGCCATGTACATGCTGCACACGGCCTTCCCGGACATTGTCGGCCCGGACTACACGCTCAACGCGCTCGATTATATCCTGGGACGGCACCCGGCCAACGCGCTGTCGCTCGTCTCCACCGTCGGCACCCAGTCCAAACTGATCGGCTATGGTCATAATCGGGCCGATTACAGCTTCATTCCGGGCGGAATGGTGCCGGGCGTGATCGTGATCAAGCCCGATTTCCCCGAACTCAAGACCGACTGGCCGTTCCTGTGGTTCGAGAATGAATATACGGTGAGCACCACCTCCGCCTATATCCTGGCCGCCAACGCGGCGATCAGCCTCACCCAGACGCCGGCCGCCGCACCGGGCGCGGGCGCCGCCCGGTAA
- a CDS encoding type 1 glutamine amidotransferase produces the protein MPDKTLTLLIAETGPAQAREKRRQSVGRSAGETYEAQLAAIAPDARLIRVAPTDGDAALPPGLGLDAVDGVLLTGSPLHLYEDRPENRRVIDFMRAVFASGTPSFGSCAGLQIATVAAGGRVRAMAARREAGFARRIHPTAEGRDHPLLAGRPPAFDAPAIHGDEVEALPEGAVLLASNGVSTVQAAAIRCGAGLFWGVQYHPEISLFEVAAALRREAGTLIEQGLARGPAAVRAHAAWIEALHHAPDRADLAWRLGLDAEVTDPRRRSIEIRNFLEHLVQPVRQRRGRG, from the coding sequence GTGCCCGACAAGACGCTTACCCTGCTCATCGCCGAGACCGGCCCCGCCCAGGCGCGCGAGAAGCGGCGCCAGTCCGTCGGCCGCAGCGCCGGCGAAACCTATGAAGCGCAGCTGGCGGCGATCGCGCCCGACGCGCGGCTGATCCGCGTCGCGCCCACCGATGGCGACGCCGCCCTGCCGCCGGGCCTGGGGCTGGACGCCGTGGATGGCGTGCTGCTCACCGGCTCGCCGCTCCATCTCTACGAGGACCGCCCGGAAAACCGCCGCGTCATCGACTTCATGCGCGCCGTCTTCGCGTCCGGCACGCCCAGCTTCGGCTCGTGCGCGGGGCTCCAGATCGCCACCGTCGCCGCCGGCGGGCGGGTGCGGGCGATGGCGGCGCGGCGCGAGGCGGGCTTCGCGCGCCGCATCCACCCCACCGCCGAGGGGCGGGATCATCCCCTGCTCGCGGGTCGTCCGCCGGCCTTCGATGCGCCCGCCATCCATGGCGACGAGGTGGAGGCGCTGCCCGAGGGCGCCGTGCTGCTCGCGTCCAACGGCGTCAGCACCGTCCAGGCGGCCGCGATCCGGTGCGGCGCGGGGCTGTTCTGGGGCGTGCAATATCATCCCGAGATCAGCCTGTTCGAGGTGGCGGCCGCGCTCCGGCGCGAGGCCGGGACGCTGATCGAGCAGGGGCTGGCGCGCGGTCCGGCGGCGGTGCGCGCGCACGCCGCCTGGATCGAGGCGCTGCACCACGCACCCGATCGCGCCGATCTCGCCTGGCGGCTCGGTCTCGACGCCGAAGTCACCGATCCGCGCCGCCGCAGCATCGAGATCCGCAACTTTCTCGAGCATCTCGTCCAACCCGTCCGCCAGCGACGGGGCCGGGGCTAG